One stretch of Lacrimispora sphenoides DNA includes these proteins:
- a CDS encoding ABC transporter ATP-binding protein, with product MNLKTAIQINHLAKSFGSNQVITDCSMRVEQGTIYGFLGENGAGKTTILKMLTGLLTPDTGSIEILGSDMLRNRDKLLSKIGSLIESPTFYEHLSAKKNLEIHLAYMGVPGISSDNVLKLVGLSNTGEKAVSKFSLGMRQRLGIARALIHQPQILILDEPLNGLDPMGIKDMRELFLNLTQQNGMTILLSSHIISEIEHVADKVGIIVDGRILCESKLAQIKTESKGSLEDYFFNLMSGGKPL from the coding sequence ATGAACTTAAAAACAGCAATACAAATCAACCACTTAGCTAAATCCTTTGGCTCTAATCAGGTCATTACAGATTGCAGTATGCGTGTCGAGCAAGGTACTATCTATGGTTTTCTTGGAGAGAATGGCGCAGGAAAAACCACTATTTTAAAAATGCTCACAGGTTTATTAACACCAGATACCGGCAGTATTGAAATTTTAGGTTCTGATATGCTGAGAAATCGAGATAAGTTACTTTCCAAAATAGGGAGCTTAATTGAATCACCAACATTTTACGAACATCTTTCTGCTAAAAAGAACTTAGAAATCCACTTGGCTTATATGGGCGTTCCCGGTATTAGTTCGGATAATGTCTTGAAATTGGTAGGGTTATCTAATACTGGTGAAAAAGCTGTCTCAAAATTTTCGTTGGGTATGAGGCAACGCCTTGGCATTGCCAGAGCATTGATTCATCAACCTCAAATTCTTATTTTAGACGAACCACTCAATGGACTTGATCCGATGGGAATTAAGGATATGAGAGAATTGTTTTTGAATCTCACACAGCAAAATGGTATGACAATCTTATTATCCAGTCATATCATTAGCGAAATAGAGCATGTTGCAGATAAAGTCGGTATAATTGTGGATGGTCGGATTTTGTGTGAATCCAAATTGGCACAAATAAAGACTGAATCCAAGGGTAGTTTAGAAGATTATTTCTTTAACCTAATGAGTGGAGGAAAACCGTTATGA
- the bcp gene encoding thioredoxin-dependent thiol peroxidase: protein MVETGTKAPAFSLPDQNGLMHTLEEYKGRKVILYFYPKDNTPGCTKQACNFGELYPQFQEKGAVVLGVSKDSVASHKKFEEKYGLPFTLLSDTELTCIQAYDVWQEKMNYGKVSMGVVRTTYLIDEDGVIVKAFGKVKAEENPAQMLAQL from the coding sequence ATGGTAGAGACAGGAACAAAAGCACCAGCATTTTCATTGCCGGATCAGAATGGATTGATGCACACGTTGGAGGAGTACAAGGGCAGGAAGGTTATTTTATATTTCTATCCAAAGGACAATACTCCGGGCTGCACCAAGCAGGCTTGCAACTTTGGAGAGTTGTATCCGCAGTTTCAGGAAAAGGGAGCTGTGGTTCTTGGGGTGAGTAAGGACAGTGTGGCATCTCATAAAAAATTTGAGGAAAAGTATGGACTACCATTTACATTGCTTTCTGATACGGAACTTACCTGTATTCAGGCATATGATGTCTGGCAGGAAAAAATGAATTATGGTAAGGTTAGCATGGGAGTGGTTCGAACCACATATCTCATCGATGAAGATGGGGTAATTGTAAAAGCCTTTGGTAAAGTGAAGGCAGAGGAGAATCCGGCACAAATGCTGGCGCAGTTATAG
- a CDS encoding VOC family protein, giving the protein MNGKDVRVGACLLAGNMDSMVRFYRDTLGFDTQWNGGDFAEFETASGELSLFMYSRKAFVQAIGESYVPPKGINQTFEIALWLPCFADVDAEYERLLKLGVQFPTGEPITFSFGIRNFYVADPEGNLLEIGSTSET; this is encoded by the coding sequence TTGAACGGAAAAGATGTAAGAGTAGGCGCATGCCTATTAGCTGGCAACATGGACAGCATGGTTCGATTTTACAGAGATACATTGGGCTTTGATACTCAATGGAATGGTGGGGATTTCGCAGAGTTTGAAACGGCAAGCGGTGAACTATCCTTGTTCATGTATAGCAGGAAAGCATTCGTGCAGGCAATTGGGGAGAGCTACGTTCCTCCAAAAGGAATCAATCAGACATTTGAAATTGCCCTTTGGTTGCCCTGTTTTGCCGATGTGGATGCGGAATATGAGCGACTATTGAAGCTGGGCGTGCAATTTCCAACTGGAGAACCCATAACCTTTTCTTTCGGCATCCGCAACTTTTACGTTGCAGATCCGGAGGGGAACCTACTAGAGATAGGCAGTACGAGCGAAACGTAG
- a CDS encoding ABC transporter permease, protein MMKLIKLELQRINLRPYFISSAVMGIVLLVFTYFVAYVAQIEQEVQFMTYANIFRFTSAIGIMLFGILSATMYAKLVIAEYSGKRVALLFSYPISRKKIFTAKVLIVSFIVLTSMLLCMSISILVFAATESIAPIVSDTMTNNLFMKTLRMTFESSVAIIAIGLLSMGIGFLKRSVSITLISAFVLSGIYGNAAISASENYAIALPVVGISLVIILLVLLTLSNKINYMEVE, encoded by the coding sequence ATGATGAAACTTATAAAATTAGAGTTGCAGCGTATTAATCTACGTCCTTACTTTATCAGTAGTGCCGTTATGGGTATTGTTTTATTGGTATTTACCTATTTTGTTGCTTATGTAGCACAGATAGAGCAAGAAGTGCAATTTATGACATACGCAAATATTTTCCGATTTACCAGTGCAATCGGCATCATGCTTTTTGGTATCTTATCAGCCACTATGTACGCTAAATTAGTAATTGCAGAATATTCGGGAAAACGAGTGGCACTGCTCTTTTCTTACCCCATAAGCCGCAAAAAAATATTTACAGCTAAAGTACTGATTGTGTCTTTTATCGTATTGACTTCCATGTTGTTATGCATGTCTATATCTATATTGGTATTTGCAGCAACGGAGTCTATTGCACCAATCGTATCAGATACAATGACCAATAATTTATTTATGAAAACATTAAGGATGACCTTTGAATCCTCGGTAGCTATTATAGCAATCGGATTGCTTTCTATGGGAATTGGATTTTTAAAAAGGTCAGTTTCCATTACGCTTATCAGTGCATTTGTATTATCAGGAATTTATGGCAATGCAGCCATTAGTGCATCTGAAAATTATGCTATTGCCTTGCCAGTTGTGGGCATTTCACTCGTTATTATTTTGCTGGTCTTACTTACATTATCAAATAAAATAAATTACATGGAGGTTGAATAA
- a CDS encoding peptide deformylase — translation MIRPIMKDVVFLNLKSEPATEADKQVVQDLLDTLKANEAGCVGMAANMIGVKKRIIAVSMGFANIAMINPVIVKKSGAYETEEGCLSLIGVRKTTRYKDIEVEFQDMNFNKQCQKFSGWIAQIIQHEIDHCDGIVI, via the coding sequence ATGATTAGACCAATAATGAAGGATGTCGTTTTCCTGAATCTGAAGTCAGAACCAGCAACGGAAGCGGACAAGCAGGTGGTTCAGGATTTGCTTGATACTTTAAAAGCGAATGAAGCAGGCTGTGTAGGAATGGCGGCTAACATGATTGGTGTCAAGAAGAGAATAATAGCAGTGAGTATGGGTTTTGCTAATATTGCTATGATTAATCCAGTGATTGTAAAGAAGTCTGGTGCGTACGAGACGGAGGAAGGCTGTCTTTCTTTGATTGGAGTTCGCAAGACCACCAGGTATAAGGATATCGAGGTGGAGTTTCAGGATATGAATTTCAATAAACAGTGCCAGAAGTTTTCCGGATGGATTGCACAGATTATACAACATGAGATCGACCACTGCGATGGCATAGTGATATAG
- a CDS encoding TetR/AcrR family transcriptional regulator, producing the protein MGRNKYPEQTFERILDISTKLFIEKGYEQTSIQDILDALNLSKGGLYHHFKSKEEILEAVMQKRAQYVTDMLHDIIQGTKALNAKEKLKKILYHLGTDLETHSLDMVLTSQINNPYFVVSGLQTCVKQDAPIICRLIEEGIKDGSLKTTQPAFCAEVFLLLLNYWANPALFGRNDLETKERLHYLQSVMSLLGLDIIDDNLINAILSGYEKMGAY; encoded by the coding sequence ATGGGAAGAAATAAATATCCAGAACAAACCTTTGAAAGGATACTCGATATATCGACAAAGTTATTTATTGAAAAGGGCTATGAGCAAACCAGTATACAGGACATTCTGGATGCCCTTAATCTTTCAAAAGGCGGTTTATACCACCACTTTAAGTCGAAAGAGGAAATTTTAGAAGCTGTAATGCAAAAACGTGCACAGTATGTCACTGATATGCTTCATGACATCATTCAAGGTACAAAAGCTTTAAATGCGAAAGAGAAATTAAAAAAAATTCTTTACCATCTGGGAACTGACCTCGAAACCCACTCGCTTGATATGGTTTTAACCTCCCAAATAAACAATCCTTATTTTGTGGTCAGCGGTTTACAAACTTGCGTAAAACAGGATGCACCAATTATATGTAGATTGATTGAGGAAGGTATCAAAGACGGCTCTCTGAAAACAACACAACCAGCTTTTTGTGCAGAAGTTTTTTTGTTGCTATTAAACTATTGGGCAAACCCCGCTTTGTTTGGGCGCAACGATTTAGAGACAAAGGAACGATTACACTACTTACAGTCTGTCATGTCTTTACTTGGTTTGGATATTATTGACGACAATCTAATCAATGCTATTCTATCTGGATATGAAAAAATGGGCGCCTATTAA
- a CDS encoding ATP-dependent DNA helicase — MCALFTINTRVKDPFDYSNREDFQVKLVEWIGDVLYDILPEHGYEVRDEQIFTAFQIADAVCSKKVHLAEAGLGTGKTFAYLLSAIPYARFSGKPVVIACASTALQEQLAGDTGDIKTLSRLLGLEIDARMAKDSRQYICDVRVNENLVEFDMMSDEINQWLNKTKLGERSEISTVPDRIWKRIGWNESMSCDICMNRGYCKLVKAREYYRLARDLIIVDHETFFNDLWTREERLANGQLPILPNYSAVIFDEGHKIMLPAAMQAGQQINKVEIDNIIFTLGEMQGARDSLVSVTAAMEQTSYDFFEELNRSVIIAESSERLSIRKNETLQKTAKVFRKTLDHLHLEMQIEQELYIESLSANQMQAYEGQIERAIMALDRFCRNNSTDMIAWIDRGDGSFWVVPRNLNEMLNRHLFQKELPVIFTSATLSNEGDFDYFIRTLGLKEPSKSTVESPFDLEKQVVVYLPQSSHSLEEKSTHDIEKLVSILNNNEGRALVLTNSMEEVRKIRKRLEGYQFPFDILWEDKGERGHLVRRFKEEEFSVLIGANFWEGIDVPGDALTLLIVWQLPFPALDPLIEVQRKEAREHGLDPVITVDYPEMGLKLKQGCGRLIRTEEDKGAIVVLDSVIGTPWEKVVMGALPFGAEIRGIEGLE, encoded by the coding sequence ATGTGTGCATTGTTTACAATTAACACAAGGGTAAAAGATCCCTTTGATTATAGTAATAGAGAAGATTTTCAAGTTAAATTAGTTGAATGGATTGGTGACGTTTTGTATGATATCCTTCCTGAGCATGGATACGAAGTTCGGGACGAACAAATATTTACAGCTTTTCAGATAGCTGATGCTGTTTGCAGCAAAAAAGTTCACTTAGCGGAAGCAGGACTTGGAACAGGCAAAACATTCGCTTATTTATTATCAGCAATTCCCTATGCTAGGTTTAGTGGAAAACCTGTAGTGATTGCGTGTGCTAGTACAGCACTTCAAGAACAACTTGCTGGTGACACGGGGGATATTAAAACCCTTTCTAGGTTACTTGGATTAGAGATAGATGCTAGGATGGCAAAAGACTCACGTCAGTATATATGCGATGTTCGAGTAAATGAAAATTTAGTAGAATTCGATATGATGTCGGATGAGATTAATCAGTGGTTAAATAAAACAAAATTAGGTGAACGCTCAGAAATATCTACCGTACCAGATCGTATTTGGAAGAGGATTGGTTGGAATGAGTCTATGTCGTGTGATATTTGCATGAACCGTGGATATTGCAAACTTGTTAAGGCAAGAGAATATTATAGACTTGCGAGAGATTTAATTATTGTAGATCATGAAACATTTTTTAATGACTTATGGACAAGGGAAGAACGATTAGCGAATGGACAATTGCCGATACTTCCAAATTATTCTGCAGTTATTTTCGATGAAGGGCATAAAATAATGCTTCCAGCAGCCATGCAAGCAGGACAACAAATAAACAAGGTGGAGATTGACAATATAATCTTCACCCTTGGGGAAATGCAGGGGGCAAGAGATTCATTGGTTTCAGTAACAGCTGCGATGGAACAGACTTCTTATGACTTTTTTGAAGAATTAAATAGGTCTGTGATAATAGCAGAAAGTTCAGAAAGACTATCCATTCGGAAGAATGAGACGTTGCAAAAGACGGCTAAAGTATTTCGAAAGACATTAGATCACCTTCATCTAGAGATGCAGATTGAGCAAGAACTATATATAGAGTCATTATCCGCAAACCAAATGCAAGCATATGAAGGGCAAATTGAAAGAGCCATAATGGCACTAGACAGATTCTGTAGAAATAACAGTACAGATATGATAGCTTGGATTGATAGAGGGGATGGTAGTTTTTGGGTTGTTCCTAGGAATTTAAATGAGATGTTAAACCGACATTTATTTCAGAAGGAATTACCAGTGATATTTACCTCAGCAACGTTAAGTAATGAAGGGGATTTTGATTATTTTATACGAACGCTTGGATTAAAGGAACCTTCCAAATCTACGGTGGAAAGTCCTTTTGATTTAGAAAAACAAGTTGTTGTCTACTTACCACAGTCCTCACACAGTTTAGAAGAAAAATCTACCCACGACATTGAAAAATTAGTATCCATATTAAATAATAATGAGGGACGAGCTCTCGTACTTACCAATTCGATGGAGGAAGTTCGTAAAATCAGAAAGAGATTGGAAGGATATCAATTTCCATTTGATATTCTATGGGAAGATAAAGGGGAGAGAGGGCACCTTGTACGAAGGTTTAAAGAGGAGGAATTCTCGGTATTGATTGGTGCAAATTTTTGGGAAGGAATCGATGTACCAGGTGATGCATTAACCTTGCTAATCGTCTGGCAGCTGCCTTTCCCAGCTCTAGATCCTCTCATTGAAGTACAACGTAAAGAGGCAAGAGAACATGGATTAGATCCCGTCATAACAGTTGATTATCCTGAGATGGGACTTAAATTAAAACAAGGATGTGGACGGTTAATTAGAACAGAGGAAGATAAAGGAGCAATCGTTGTCTTAGATTCTGTTATAGGAACACCTTGGGAAAAAGTTGTGATGGGGGCACTGCCTTTTGGAGCGGAGATTAGAGGGATAGAAGGGCTGGAATGA
- a CDS encoding GIY-YIG nuclease family protein encodes MRGKTIRQFLIDGVAEGRWVSELSNWTGKAYKIPRTYVSACGDREDLSNTGVYFLFGNDDNTDSKQVYIGEAENIINRIKQHVAEKDFWTECVVFISKDNNLNKAHIKYLENHLYLLAKKSKRYEILNLNVPSESSISEMDQAEMEEFIDNMRLILSVFGHKVLEPSVGTLQWKSEPVFLLQDRSGIKAFGKPTSDGFAVLKGSTIAQSVASSLSQSILNKRQQLLDKSIVDQNFTFTQDWSFSSSSLAAAIVVGYSINGRIAWKSKKGISLKEIETKV; translated from the coding sequence ATGCGGGGAAAAACAATTCGTCAATTTTTAATAGATGGAGTCGCAGAGGGGAGATGGGTAAGTGAACTCTCTAATTGGACAGGAAAGGCTTATAAAATTCCACGTACATATGTAAGTGCTTGTGGAGATAGAGAAGACCTAAGCAATACAGGAGTTTATTTTCTGTTTGGAAATGATGATAATACAGATAGTAAACAAGTTTACATTGGAGAAGCTGAAAACATTATTAACCGCATTAAACAGCATGTTGCAGAAAAAGATTTTTGGACTGAATGCGTTGTTTTTATTAGTAAAGACAATAACCTTAACAAGGCCCATATAAAATATTTGGAAAATCATTTGTATTTGCTTGCTAAAAAAAGCAAAAGGTATGAAATCTTAAATTTAAATGTACCATCTGAATCATCCATATCTGAAATGGACCAAGCTGAGATGGAGGAGTTTATTGATAATATGCGTTTGATTTTGAGCGTATTTGGCCATAAGGTCTTAGAACCTTCTGTAGGAACCTTACAATGGAAAAGTGAACCAGTTTTTCTTTTACAAGATCGTTCTGGTATTAAAGCTTTTGGAAAACCAACATCCGATGGATTTGCTGTTTTAAAAGGTTCCACCATTGCGCAGTCAGTAGCTTCATCATTATCGCAATCAATCTTAAATAAGCGTCAACAATTATTAGATAAGAGTATTGTTGATCAAAATTTTACGTTCACACAAGATTGGTCATTTAGTAGTTCATCCTTAGCGGCAGCTATTGTGGTGGGATACAGCATTAACGGACGAATCGCCTGGAAAAGCAAAAAAGGAATTTCGCTAAAAGAAATAGAAACAAAAGTTTGA
- the yaaA gene encoding peroxide stress protein YaaA — protein sequence MKIIISPAKKMNEDTDSIEVTGMPGFINDTIILMHEMQSLSLTEGKALWKCNDKLAELNYKRYKDMALMRRLTPAVIAYEGLQYQHMAPEVLTTRALSYLSDHLRILSGFYGVLRPFDGVTPYRLEMQAKLSVNDCKDLYDFWGDRLYHSLVDDDRIIINLASKEYSQCIEKYITPKDRFITIEFGELVEGKVKQKGTISKMARGNMVRFMAENNISDLNGLKEFQELGFAYSKELSSNSKYVFIM from the coding sequence ATGAAGATAATAATTTCTCCGGCAAAGAAGATGAATGAGGATACGGATTCCATTGAGGTTACCGGAATGCCCGGATTTATTAATGATACTATAATATTGATGCATGAAATGCAGTCCTTGTCCTTAACAGAGGGAAAAGCATTGTGGAAATGCAATGATAAATTAGCAGAATTAAACTATAAGCGCTACAAAGATATGGCTTTGATGCGTAGACTGACCCCGGCAGTAATAGCATATGAGGGCTTGCAGTATCAGCATATGGCTCCGGAAGTGCTTACAACCAGGGCACTTTCGTACCTATCAGATCATTTGCGGATTCTGTCAGGCTTCTATGGAGTACTGAGGCCCTTTGACGGGGTAACGCCATATCGGCTAGAAATGCAGGCAAAGCTATCCGTGAATGATTGTAAAGATTTATATGATTTCTGGGGAGACCGGTTGTATCATAGTCTAGTGGACGATGACAGAATTATCATTAACTTGGCTTCGAAGGAATACTCACAATGCATCGAGAAATATATCACACCGAAGGATCGATTTATTACGATTGAGTTTGGTGAGCTAGTGGAAGGGAAAGTGAAGCAAAAGGGAACAATATCGAAGATGGCTCGCGGTAATATGGTGCGGTTCATGGCAGAGAATAATATTTCTGATCTGAATGGTCTCAAGGAATTTCAGGAGCTAGGATTTGCTTATTCCAAAGAGCTTTCCAGCAATTCAAAATATGTATTTATAATGTGA
- a CDS encoding aldo/keto reductase — MQKRPFGNTGLHTSILGFGGFHLLEIPVSEANYLLNRYLDEGGNYIETAASYGDGESERKIGQCVSGRRKDFILATKSGERSKDGLLASLERSLHNLNTDYVDLLIMHAVGTMEELDQILAPGGALEGALQAKEEGRIRHIGISMHGQPDVLIRALKKYPFEAVMTTINYYDHFNFPEIQEVLLPLAHKNNTAIILMKPVADGLLWRSAPQAFRYAFSQPVSIVVAGINNRELLEADLRYANEFKSMSEEEMEDIYTNSTELGTYVCRQCGKCMVCPENIPLTDIFLYEGYFDRQMADGIVTNASDYALKERLRFWFGNRDMAMNLYSKLEVKADRCTDCGKCTPECPYNIDVRRKLAIADYKLAKKAIY; from the coding sequence ATGCAAAAACGGCCATTTGGTAACACAGGTTTACACACTTCAATTCTTGGATTTGGTGGATTTCATTTGCTGGAAATTCCAGTAAGCGAGGCGAACTATCTATTAAACCGATATCTGGACGAAGGGGGGAATTATATTGAGACAGCTGCCAGTTATGGGGATGGTGAGTCAGAAAGAAAGATAGGACAATGTGTATCGGGTAGAAGAAAGGATTTCATTCTGGCAACAAAGTCGGGAGAACGTTCCAAGGACGGATTGTTAGCCTCGTTAGAGCGTAGCTTACATAATCTTAATACGGATTATGTGGATCTTCTCATTATGCATGCTGTGGGAACCATGGAGGAGTTGGATCAGATCCTTGCTCCCGGCGGGGCATTGGAAGGTGCGTTGCAAGCGAAAGAGGAAGGTCGCATTCGTCATATAGGAATCTCAATGCATGGGCAACCCGATGTCTTAATCCGTGCATTAAAGAAATATCCTTTTGAGGCTGTGATGACGACCATTAATTATTATGATCATTTCAACTTCCCCGAGATACAAGAGGTATTGCTACCTTTAGCACACAAGAATAATACTGCGATTATTTTAATGAAACCGGTAGCAGACGGTCTATTGTGGCGCTCAGCTCCGCAGGCGTTCCGTTATGCCTTCAGTCAGCCGGTATCTATTGTCGTTGCCGGTATCAATAATAGAGAATTACTAGAGGCGGATTTACGTTATGCGAATGAATTCAAATCAATGTCAGAGGAAGAGATGGAGGATATATATACGAACTCTACTGAGCTTGGTACCTATGTATGCAGACAATGTGGGAAATGTATGGTTTGCCCAGAGAACATTCCCCTTACTGATATCTTCCTGTATGAGGGCTATTTTGACCGGCAAATGGCGGATGGTATCGTGACCAATGCATCCGATTACGCCTTAAAGGAACGGCTGCGTTTTTGGTTTGGCAATCGAGATATGGCTATGAACCTTTATTCCAAACTGGAGGTTAAGGCTGACAGATGCACCGATTGCGGCAAATGTACGCCGGAATGTCCTTACAACATTGATGTAAGACGTAAGTTAGCAATTGCAGATTATAAATTGGCAAAGAAGGCTATTTATTAA